CGTTTTGTGTCATTATCATATCTCGAATAGACACTTTTTCTTTCAAGCCATGTCTAATCAAAGCATCTCATACCCCCCAGTCATAGTTGTTTCATGCTATCATAGTCATGCAGCTGGTATCTCAACCATAGACCCGAATAGAACTCCTTAAACTCCAATCCCAGACCAAAGAACCAATAAAGATGAGTCTAGAAGTCCAACACAAGCTGCGGAGCCATCTTCTCAAGATCCTCGACCTATGCTACATGTCAGTAAACCAAATTCATGGCAGGTCCAGTGCAATTGAGAGCGGTATCATACCTCTAAAAACCCATCTCCAATCGATATTTCCCCAGGACGATCAGCCAACCCCTCAGCCCTCTCATAAGCTGCTCTAGCCAACGCCTCCCTTACAAAAACATCCACATACTTAGCCACAACCTCATTCGCATCCTTCGCAATTTTGGTCTTCTCGCTCTTGAAGTGATGGTGTAATAACCTAGTGAGCAATTTCGGCGGGATAGCAGGCTCGCTCGACATCACATCATCCGCCTCATCATTATGTGTGATCTCCGCTAAAATGTAATCTGGTTCTTCGGACGGCGATCTATCGCGATCTTGACTGCCGGTATCCGAGCCTTCAGATCCAGACTGTGGTTCGGAGCCTGActcagaagctggagcgCTAGGTCGTGCGGGAACTCTCTGAcgagaagaggaggctgtTGTAGACCCAATGGCGGCCTTGCGCATGCCCCTTGACGAGGACGCAGCTGCGTTGGCTGTGTTTTTGACAGCTTTTTtggttgatgttgatgtgGATGCCGAGGTCGATGGTCcggcggtggtgatggtgtctCGCGGTCGTGGGGGGTTGAACGGGAGGCGCCGGCGCTTTTGGGTGCCTTGCCGTTCCGGAGGCATTTTTACGGAATACTTGACCACTGTATCAAGTACTTTTTCAATGGTAGTATGCGTATGCTGCGTGTTTTAGTGCCTGGCTTCAGACACGGAGATGCCGGAGACACGATTCGCGCGAGAAACGCGAAGTCACGTGATTCATAGTATCTGTAGCCTTTTCACTCTTTGCACCGTCTCGAACCCAACCATTAGTGTTCATTTGTGGTTTTATATGCTCGAGgaactttaaaattattgCTTACAACCTATGAATACCAATGTTAGGTGGTCGTAATACTTCGTTGTGGGAAGTTGTATGTACTCTCAATCTCCATTGATCCTCCgtagtataaatatagaACTAACTACAGAGTATTGTGTACTAttcttgcttcttgatgCGATGTTGTCACAGGGCACTCTTATTTCAAATACATAATACGCTCAACTCACTCTACATACTGTGTTAGAAACCATAAGCCATTACCCCCCATGAGGCCGAACCACAGTAACCTCCAGCCCTGCATCTTCCAGAACCCTCCGCGAGCGTTCCCAAGGAACCCCAAATAAACCAGCATTGAACCGGCAAGACCACAACTCCCCAACCGACTCTTCTCTAGAAGACTGATCCGTCTGTAATTCCGCAAGCTGCCTTGTCATATCTGCCACAGCAAGCTCGGTATTCCTGACGATGACATCCGGTGGACTGACGGCCCGCCCAAAGCCGCGGGACGTGAATAAACAGATAATCCAGTGCTTCTTGCCATTTGCCTCAGAGTCTCTTTTCTGAGGAGGGATGATCAATGCAGTGCCCTCTGGTAGTCGTACGTCTCGAGAGCTTCTTGCATGGGACTCTTCGCTCTGCAAATCAGGCTCAAACATGTACCTTGGGCTGGACAGGAGATTCTGGCAATGAGAACGGTAGATCGCAAAGGCAGCTGGATACTATTTGCAAGGTAAGTTACTCAGAGAGCTCAAGGAGAGAACCAACTCAGGGTTTTGGGTTACCTTGTCTTTGAATGCCTTCGCGATGCCCTTGCCCCAAGACCCTTGGCAATTGCAGGCATCTGTCTAGCAAATCAGTTACTGTGACGGACTGGGATTATGGTTCAAGGGCTTCGCTCACGGATTAGAGCTGCCCCATCTGGAGCATGGAAAAGGTCGCCCTCAATCTCTGTTATTTTGCTTCGTACTGAAGGTGGATCCATTGTGGTTGAGATCAGAGGATATGATACCTTTCGGAAGCGAACAAGTGGAAGATGTAAATTGAGATCAGCGGCGTAGAGGTAGGAGTCAAGTGAATGTAAGCAGATATCGTCAACTATTCTTTCAACATCAAGAATTCGCATAATATTGCGTTCGCTTAGAAAGAAGTCAAAGAAGCCACTTAATGAGTCACTAATGAAAGGTGCTGGAATACGAGCGTAACTGTGTGTCATTACAGTCTACCAAGAAACGGCGTGCAATGCAATGAAGGATTGCAGCTAGAGCCCTAATAAACTAGCTACATGAGACTCAGACTTCTTCGTACCGCTCACACTGCCTTCATCTAACATTGCTAGGAATACACATGTTCCCAAGAAAAGCAAACAATATACGTCCTCACCATCATTAATCAAAGCCACAGTAAA
The DNA window shown above is from Aspergillus fumigatus Af293 chromosome 1, whole genome shotgun sequence and carries:
- a CDS encoding macro domain-containing protein, translating into MRILDVERIVDDICLHSLDSYLYAADLNLHLPLVRFRKVSYPLISTTMDPPSVRSKITEIEGDLFHAPDGAALIHACNCQGSWGKGIAKAFKDKYPAAFAIYRSHCQNLLSSPRYMFEPDLQSEESHARSSRDVRLPEGTALIIPPQKRDSEANGKKHWIICLFTSRGFGRAVSPPDVIVRNTELAVADMTRQLAELQTDQSSREESVGELWSCRFNAGLFGVPWERSRRVLEDAGLEVTVVRPHGG
- a CDS encoding CENP-X/MHF2 family protein, translating into MPPERQGTQKRRRLPFNPPRPRDTITTAGPSTSASTSTSTKKAVKNTANAAASSSRGMRKAAIGSTTASSSRQRVPARPSAPASESGSEPQSGSEGSDTGSQDRDRSPSEEPDYILAEITHNDEADDVMSSEPAIPPKLLTRLLHHHFKSEKTKIAKDANEVVAKYVDVFVREALARAAYERAEGLADRPGEISIGDGFLEVEDLEKMAPQLVLDF